Proteins encoded within one genomic window of Cydia pomonella isolate Wapato2018A chromosome 12, ilCydPomo1, whole genome shotgun sequence:
- the LOC133523821 gene encoding F-box only protein 32 isoform X2, whose amino-acid sequence MPFISKDWRSPGEEWVKTQEGWEKKKVLECTAQRSQEGDEGEKGDSVARVPPHCHITIKCTREIAGFNGLSEAVRRLDFSSAVRDVRRFNYICALLELLLGGQRLTHLPGAAQKLLLSMLEQLADQVATSKQNLNALRALLVALGALREAERRACWGRPLGSRALWGHHDHAIARIHHIADSIRIQEPGPEVVPKLHDLPEECIREILLRIADHRDLDAASSAWNVMASVCSEQRTWRELVAFHFTRPQIETVTKDKEDVDWKSVFHQLRKLYGLRQDAQYAETLSLCRHCKCLFWRSLGHPCIADQCPEYRERVREAGGPLPPHPVPPAAFLKFFSL is encoded by the exons gagcCAGGAAGGTGACGAAGGCGAGAAAGGTGATTCCGTGGCCAGAGTACCCCCGCACTGTCATATCACTATCAAATGTACTAGAGAG ATTGCAGGTTTCAACGGCCTCTCCGAAGCCGTTCGCCGCCTAGACTTCTCTTCAGCTGTGCGCGATGTCCGTCGATTCAATTATATCTGCGCGTTACTAGAACTGTTGCTGGGCGGTCAGCGACTGACGCACTTACCTGGTGCGGCGCAGAAGTTACTGCTTTCTATGCTGGAACAACTTGCGGACCAAG TGGCCACATCGAAGCAGAACCTGAACGCCCTCCGCGCGCTCCTGGTGGCGCTCGGAGCGCTGCGCGAGGCGGAGCGCCGCGCGTGCTGGGGGCGGCCGCTCGGCTCGCGCGCGCTGTGGGGGCACCACGACCACGCCATCGCCAGGATACACCACATCGCCGACAGCATCCGGATACAGGAG CCGGGACCAGAGGTAGTGCCTAAGCTTCACGATTTGCCCGAGGAGTGCATCAGGGAGATACTACTGAGGATAGCGGACCACAGGGATTTAGAT GCGGCGTCATCAGCATGGAACGTGATGGCCTCCGTATGTTCGGAGCAACGCACGTGGCGTGAACTGGTTGCATTTCACTTCACGCGGCCGCAGATCGAGACCGTCACCAAGGATAAGGAAGATGTTGACTGGAAATCTGTGTTCCATCAGCTGAGAAA GTTGTATGGGCTGAGGCAAGACGCGCAGTACGCGGAGACGTTGTCGCTGTGTCGGCACTGCAAGTGCCTGTTCTGGCGCTCGCTGGGACACCCTTGCATCGCTGATCAG TGCCCGGAGTACCGCGAGCGCGTGCGCGAGGCGGGCGGGCCGCTGCCGCCGCACCCCGTGCCGCCCGCCGCCTTCCTCAAGTTCTTCTCGCTGTGA